The sequence below is a genomic window from Patescibacteria group bacterium.
CACATAGCACAGGGGTTAAAACCGTCCACCGCTCCGATGATTAAAGTTAAAACCGGCAGGGAATACTTGGTTAAATCAACTTGACCAAAAAAAGGCAGGTTGTATTTTTTTTCAATATGCAGAGCCTGATTAGTATTTTCGTTTTGGTTATTATTAACAGCAGTATTTGTCTGGTTGTTAATATTAGTATTTTCCAGTTCCTCTAGCTTATAATCAATAAAATTAATAATCGGAGTGTCACCAACAGCATATTGGCTGCCCCAGATCAGCATGGGTACTCCCCGTTCATTATTGGGGATATCGGCCTGTTCGCAGAATTGGTTAAAGCGGGCCGCATTTTGGCTATTTAAATAAACCTCTCTTTTTTCTATATTAACCTTATCTTCAAGATTGACTTTTTCCATATATTCTTCGGCTTTATCACAATGAGGACAGGTGTAACCGTAATAAAAAATAACCTTTTCTTTATCCTGTGCCTGAGCCACAAAGGGTAAAGTTAATAAGATTACTAATAAACTAAAAAGTAATATTTTTTTATTCATGGATAGAAATAGCCTTTCCTTTAATTATGGCTTCAGAGATTTTTTTATAAGCCGAAGATAAAATTCTCTGAAAAGTACTTTGAGAAGTATTCATTTTTTTAGCCGCTTTTTTCTGATCAAACTCTTTAACATTTTTTAGTCTTAGAGCCTCGGCTTCTTCATGAGTTAATTCTACTACTTTCAAAAAACGCATAGGCACGCCTTGCGGTTTAAAATAAGTAACTTTTGGGTTAAATCTAATTTTTCTATAAAGTTTTGGACGGGGCATAATGGTTTTTTATTTATAACAAAAAAAGAAAGTTCTGTCTAGAATATAGATAAAGGGCCTTTCAGAAGAAAATGAAAGACCCTTTTTTGTTATTTATTTTTTTTAGACTGGAGAACCTTTAGTTCTTCTTCTACGGCTTTGAGTTCTTCCCGAAGAGCTTCTTTTTCTTCATTTAAGGCTCTTTTTTCGTCTGATTTGGTCCAGTTTTGGCTTGGAACGTAACCTTGGTTTCTAAAACCAAAGCCTTGACCCATACCACGACCACGGCCAAATCCTTGGCCAAAGCCTCGGCGGCTACAACCAGCGCCGCAAGGGCCTGTGCCCCAGCCAGCGCCCGGACCACCGCCCCAAACTGGACCTCTTCCGTCATATCCTGACATAAATTTATCCTTTCTAATTAATTTATTATTTAGGTTAATTACTTAGGTATAAATTGCTGTGGATAAATATTATGAATATTTACCCAATATTAGCTAAATGAATTTCTTGACTTATAATGAATATATACCCATAATTAATAATAACTTATTTAAATTATTTGTCAAGAGCTTTTATTTAGCAATTATTTTCTATTTAGAGTATTATACATATATGACTGATAATAAAATAAAAAAAGCTATCCAGTCATTAGTCAATATGACTAAAATGGTTACGCCTATTATTATAGGGGTGGTTTTATTAGTAGGTTTAGTTAATAAGGGTATTCCTAAATCTTTTTTTGCCAGTATTTTTACTGGTCTGGCTCCCTTGGATGCTTTTATTGGTGCAATTATTGGCAGTGTGGCCGCTGGTAATCCGATTACCAGTTATATTATTGGCCATGAATTATTAAACAATAGTGTAGCCCTAGTGGCTGTTGTCGCCTTTATTATAGCCTGGGTCACGGTCGGCCTAGTTCAGTTTCCGGCTGAAAGTCTAATGCTCGGTAAAAAATTTGCTTTTTGGCGCAACTTAACTAGCTTTATTACCGCAATTATTATTTCATTATTAAGTGTCGGTACTCTATGGCTAATCCTATAAAAAAAATTACTAATCGTATTGGCGCTAACTGGTTTTTTCTGATTATTGTTTTAATTATTTATTTAATAGTAACTATTTTCAGTCCTTCTTTGGGTTACCGATCTTTTTTAGGAGCTTTCAATATTTTTGTAGAAATAATACCGGTAATTATTTTAGTTTTCTTTTTAGTTTTTGTGTTTAATCTTTTTATTTCGCCGGAAAAAGTGGTACAGTATTTAGGAAATTCCGCTGGTTTTAAAGGCTGGTTTTTATCGATTGTTTTTGGTATTCTTTCCTCGGGACCGATTTATATGTGGTATCCACTTTTAAAAGATTTAAAAAACAAGGGCATGCGACCAGCTTTTATCACGGCTTTTCTTTACAACCGCGCTATTAAAATACCGCTTCTTTCAATGATGGTTTTTTATTTGGGTTGGGCTTTGGTTATAATTTTAAATTTTTACATGATAATATTTTCCGTGATCAACGGATATATAGTCGAAAAAATAATTTCCTCCAGTGGCGCCATGCCAAAGGACGGGCAAGGATTCACCTCTGGGGAAAAAAGAAAGGAAAAAATATGAAAATTGCTATTGCTACCTTAGAAAAAAATCCTGACTCGGAAATTTCCACCTCGGCCGGGCGCGCTCCTTTTTATCTTATTTTTAATGAAAAAGGAGAAGTTTTGGAGACTTGGCAAAATGTCTTTGCCAAGGGCGGTGGCGGGGCCGGATTTGCGGTGACCGATGCTATGAAGGAAAAAGGAGTGGCTGTAATTATCGCCGGCCAGTTTGGTCAGAATATGATCGGGGCCATGGACTCGGCTGGTATCAGGTATATGGAAAAAAAGGGTCAGGCTAAGGAATCAGCTCAGAAAATTGAATAAATTTGTCATTATTTTTTAAGTATAAGATGATAATTTAAAAATCGACGATTTTTAAATGGAGTTATGTTTTCTTTAGTTACTTTAAAAGAAACCGGTAGATATTTTTTGAGCTCACCTTTTTGAAAATAAAGAAACCATCTTTTAGTGCCTGGCTTTTCATTATATAATTCCCAGCCATTTTTATGGCCTTCTCTTAAAGCGACAAAGAGCGGCGATTTTGGCTTTAGAATTACTGCCATTTTTTTTAGTACTTTTTTTATTTTTTCTTTTTTATCAAAATGAATTAAAGAAGTATGGCACCAAAGGCCGTCAAAGGTATTGTTTCTAAATTCTAAATTTTCCAGATCCATAACTTTAGCTTCTAGTCCTTTTTTCCGGCAGAGCTTGACCATGCCTGGACTAATATCAATGGCCGAAGGATGATAACCTTTTTCTTTAAAATAAAGCGTATGAGTGCCAGCACCACAACCAGCGTCTAAAATTTTGCCGGCTGGTTTTATTTGCGAGAGAAATTTATCAGCTTCTGGTTTAACAATTTTATTAAAATATTGATCATATCCCTGGCCTAATTCTTTAGCTATTTGGGAATAGGTCTGGCTGGTACAAGTCTTTTTGTTATTTTTTTTAGACATAAAATAGAATTGAATTATTTTTATTATAGCAAAAAAAATTTATTAAAGAAATTTTCTTAATTAATAATCGCAGGATAAATCCGGCGCCGGTAGAATCTTAAAATAATATCACTCTCTGGCGCAACATTCATGTGGCGAGCAGTTTGACTAAGGCTTATTATTCAGTAATAATTAAAATAATGTTTATCCATAATTTAAATCCTAATTTATTAAAAATCGGCTCTGTACAAATCCGCTGGTATGGTCTGCTTTTTGTTTTGGGGCTTTTATTTTATATTTTCTTTACCCGTTGGGTTTTTAAAAAAGCAAATCAGTCAGTCAAAAAACTGGAAGATCTTTTTATTTATTTATTTTTTGGCTTTTTAATTGGGGCTCGTTTAGGACATGTTTTTTTCTTTCAATGGCCGTATTACTCAAAAAATCCGGGTGATATTATTAAAATATGGCAAGGTGGCCTAAACAGTCATGGAGCCATGATTGGATTATTAGTAGCTTATATTATTTTTTATTTTATAGAAAAAAGAAAAAATCCAGATTTTAATTTTTACCAGTATTCAGATTTATTAGTCATTGGTATCCCCATAGTAGCCATGATGGTGAGAATAGGTAATTTTATTAATGCCGAAGTTTTAGGCCGGCTAACAAATTCTTCCTGGGGAGTAGTTTACCAATCTTTAGGGGAAAATATAGCTCGCCATCCGGTTCAAATCTATGAAGCAATAGCCGCTTTAATTATATTTTTTATTTTACTGGGGGTTTTTCTAAACAAAAAAACCAAGCCTTACTTTATGACCTTTTTATTTTTGCTTTTGTATTTTGGCTCTCGGTTTATCTTGGAATTTTTTAAAAAATACCAGATTTTAGAAAAATCTGGCACCTGGACTTTGGGTTTAACCATGGGGCAAGCTCTTTCAGTGATACCGATTTTAGTGACTTTGATTTATTTTATTTATTATTATCCAAGGATAAAATTTAAAGAATAAAATAATATTATGGACTACACTGAAGATATTGACAATAAATTTTTTTTATGATAGAATCTAGTGTTGATCATTTATAATTGGAAGAATCAATAAATTTAAAAAGGAGGGAAGAGATGTCTTCTGATACAATAATTTGTATAGACCGTTCACTCGAAATTCCTTATCCGGAATGGGTAAGCAAGATAATACATCCGGAATTGGAAAAAACTGGGCTTGATGCCTATGATTTAAGTACAGCGGTTTCATTATGGTTTTACAAAAAACAGAAAAAAAGTAGAATTTCTGGAATGACAGTCTATAATTATCTCAAAGAAAGAAACATGCTTAAATCATGTTTAGGCCTACAAGACGCCCTAGCTGTCCGAACAAAAGGTGGAGCTGTATTCCAGGAAGTATTTGACAATAAGGAAGTTTATTTTTTTAAATCAGTGGTGGAAAGCTGTGATGATGAAGGTCTTCACGTTCCCTGTCTTGTTATGGTCTGTGGCCGTGTAGCACTACGCTGGAGCTGGCTCGACTTTAACTGGTCTATAAAAAAATCCCATAGCTATTTTCAAGTAGCGAATGGTGTATAATCAAAGACCCGCATTTTTTACAGTGCAGATCATTTTTTTTATTTTAAATTTGAAAATTACAAAACTGATCCAGCCGCTTTAATAATCGGATAAGCAATCGGCGAAGCGGTTAAAAGTGGATGAGTACCTACTTGTAAATATTTCAAATCCTGGGCGGTCATCTTTTTTTGGATGGCCAGGGCTATAATATTAATGATTTCTCCGCATGTTTTGGGTCCCATCACTTCCCCGCCAATTAATACATTTTTTTGATTAAAAATTAATTTACAGTTTATTTTTTGACTATTTGGTAAACTACCCGGATGATGGTCAAAAGTTTCAAACGGCCCGGTTTTAAATTTAATATTTTGTTTTTGACAAATATTTTCATTAAAGCCAGCTGAAGCCAGGGTCAAATCAGCAATTTTAGTCGAGCTGACTGAAATAATACCTTGGTTTTCTTTATTTTTTTTGTAAAGATTAATCGCGGCTATCCGGGCTTCCAGACAGGCAATAGAAGCTAGCATAGCCGGGCTTTCTTTTTGGGTGATAAAGTCAATTTTTTGAGCACAATCACCAACCGCGAAAATGTCTTTATCCGAAGTCTGGCCGTACTTATTAATTTTAATAGAATTATTTGAAGAAATTTCTAAACCAGCTTTTTTAGCTAAAGTAATTTCTGGACTGGCTCCAACTGATAAAATAAGAAGATCATTTTTTATTTCCTGGCCATTATTGTATATAACTTTGCCTTTTTCTATTTTTTCAACCTTGGCACCAGTAATAATATTAACTTTTTTTTCTTTTAAGGCCTCTTGAGCTTTTTTAGCCATTTCCTGATCAAAAGCCAGGCCCAGACAAACATCCATGGCTTCGATAACTGTAATATTTTTACCTTCTTTTTTAGTCAGGTCATCAGCAATTTCCAGACCAATAAAACCGCCGCCAATAATCACTACTTCTTTAGCTTTTAACATAGCCTGACGCAGTTTTTCTAAGTAGGGGCAATCTTTTTTAATTAACCAGTGTTTATTTTCATCAAGACCCTTAATAGGTAGTGATTTAGGATTCGAGCCAGTGGCTAAAATTAATTTTTCATATTCCATTTCAAAATTAGGGGTGCTTATTTTTTTATTTTCTTTGTTAATTTGAATAACTTCATCAATAATTAATTCGATATTGTTATCAGTCAATTTTTCGTCCGGAATAATGTTTTTATCAATCGAGTCCAGGCTGTTAAAGGTATAAGGAATACCGCAGGGAATCGGACTCTTTTCTGTTTTACGGATGAGAGTAATTTTTTGTTTTGGATAATTTTTTCGCGTTTCCAAAGCGGCGGTAATACCGCCCGGGCCGCCGCCGATAATTATTATCTCTGATTTTTTCATGATTTTTAATTAAAAAATTAATTATTTAATCTTTAACTTTTTTTTGCCGAGAAAAATATCATAAGCCTCTTTTACAGAATAATTATAGAGCGAAATAGAGGAAATAGCATTGGCCATCCTTATCGCTTGTTTAAGAGGTCTTTGGTAGATATTTCTGCCAATAGCGTTACCTTTTGTACCAGCGATATGAATTTGATTATATATATTTTGCAAAAATTGGCGGGGATTTTTCTTTGAACCACCGACACAAATAACCTTGCTTCGGCCAGCGGCCGTTGTTACTTCTTTAAAAGCCCAAGCAATTTCTTTATTGTTCTTATTATAGGGATAGTTTATTTTTACAAAGTCAGTGCCTAAACATAAAGCAACACCAGCAGCGCCAGCCAGTAGATGAATATTTTCTTCATTTTTTACGGCCTTGCCTCGAGGATACATCCAAATAACTGTGATCAAACCTTCTTGATGGGCTCTGTAAATAAGGTGAGCAGCTTGGTTTAACATATCTGATTCATACCAGCTACCAAGATAAATTGTATAACCTACACCAACAATATTTAAACGAGACTGTTTTTTAAATTTTATAATTTCATTAAGATGTATCCATATGTTACTAAA
It includes:
- a CDS encoding DUF134 domain-containing protein, with translation MPRPKLYRKIRFNPKVTYFKPQGVPMRFLKVVELTHEEAEALRLKNVKEFDQKKAAKKMNTSQSTFQRILSSAYKKISEAIIKGKAISIHE
- a CDS encoding DUF5320 domain-containing protein, yielding MSGYDGRGPVWGGGPGAGWGTGPCGAGCSRRGFGQGFGRGRGMGQGFGFRNQGYVPSQNWTKSDEKRALNEEKEALREELKAVEEELKVLQSKKNK
- a CDS encoding permease, which gives rise to MANPIKKITNRIGANWFFLIIVLIIYLIVTIFSPSLGYRSFLGAFNIFVEIIPVIILVFFLVFVFNLFISPEKVVQYLGNSAGFKGWFLSIVFGILSSGPIYMWYPLLKDLKNKGMRPAFITAFLYNRAIKIPLLSMMVFYLGWALVIILNFYMIIFSVINGYIVEKIISSSGAMPKDGQGFTSGEKRKEKI
- a CDS encoding NifB/NifX family molybdenum-iron cluster-binding protein, producing the protein MKIAIATLEKNPDSEISTSAGRAPFYLIFNEKGEVLETWQNVFAKGGGGAGFAVTDAMKEKGVAVIIAGQFGQNMIGAMDSAGIRYMEKKGQAKESAQKIE
- a CDS encoding class I SAM-dependent methyltransferase; amino-acid sequence: MSKKNNKKTCTSQTYSQIAKELGQGYDQYFNKIVKPEADKFLSQIKPAGKILDAGCGAGTHTLYFKEKGYHPSAIDISPGMVKLCRKKGLEAKVMDLENLEFRNNTFDGLWCHTSLIHFDKKEKIKKVLKKMAVILKPKSPLFVALREGHKNGWELYNEKPGTKRWFLYFQKGELKKYLPVSFKVTKENITPFKNRRFLNYHLILKK
- the lgt gene encoding prolipoprotein diacylglyceryl transferase, which produces MFIHNLNPNLLKIGSVQIRWYGLLFVLGLLFYIFFTRWVFKKANQSVKKLEDLFIYLFFGFLIGARLGHVFFFQWPYYSKNPGDIIKIWQGGLNSHGAMIGLLVAYIIFYFIEKRKNPDFNFYQYSDLLVIGIPIVAMMVRIGNFINAEVLGRLTNSSWGVVYQSLGENIARHPVQIYEAIAALIIFFILLGVFLNKKTKPYFMTFLFLLLYFGSRFILEFFKKYQILEKSGTWTLGLTMGQALSVIPILVTLIYFIYYYPRIKFKE
- a CDS encoding FAD-dependent oxidoreductase, which produces MKKSEIIIIGGGPGGITAALETRKNYPKQKITLIRKTEKSPIPCGIPYTFNSLDSIDKNIIPDEKLTDNNIELIIDEVIQINKENKKISTPNFEMEYEKLILATGSNPKSLPIKGLDENKHWLIKKDCPYLEKLRQAMLKAKEVVIIGGGFIGLEIADDLTKKEGKNITVIEAMDVCLGLAFDQEMAKKAQEALKEKKVNIITGAKVEKIEKGKVIYNNGQEIKNDLLILSVGASPEITLAKKAGLEISSNNSIKINKYGQTSDKDIFAVGDCAQKIDFITQKESPAMLASIACLEARIAAINLYKKNKENQGIISVSSTKIADLTLASAGFNENICQKQNIKFKTGPFETFDHHPGSLPNSQKINCKLIFNQKNVLIGGEVMGPKTCGEIINIIALAIQKKMTAQDLKYLQVGTHPLLTASPIAYPIIKAAGSVL
- a CDS encoding aldolase, whose product is MKKINIPLTIPKSKEKEYIKNYKAATRNTGRMMMFAGDQKVEHLNDDFVGKNISKETADPEHYFKIASKANIGVFATQLGLMAKYGRDYTNVPYLVKVNSKTNLQKKEYKDPFSNIWIHLNEIIKFKKQSRLNIVGVGYTIYLGSWYESDMLNQAAHLIYRAHQEGLITVIWMYPRGKAVKNEENIHLLAGAAGVALCLGTDFVKINYPYNKNNKEIAWAFKEVTTAAGRSKVICVGGSKKNPRQFLQNIYNQIHIAGTKGNAIGRNIYQRPLKQAIRMANAISSISLYNYSVKEAYDIFLGKKKLKIK